One window from the genome of Macrobrachium rosenbergii isolate ZJJX-2024 chromosome 2, ASM4041242v1, whole genome shotgun sequence encodes:
- the PRL-1 gene encoding PRL-1 phosphatase → MSANSANMRSKSIRPAPSEIEYKNMRFLITDRPTDATMQSYIEELVKHGVHDVVRVCEPTYKTDELKKAGISVLDLVFDDGTFPPTEIVEEWLGLLRRRFREDPGCTVAVHCVAGLGRAPVLVAIALIELGQRYEDAVELIRQKRRGAINAKQLAYLEKYRPKSRLRLKNGHKTGACCVQ, encoded by the exons ATGAGTGCAAACAGCGCCAACATGAGATCCAAGAGCATCAGACCAGCCCCCTCGGAAATCGAGTACAAGAATATGCGCTTCCTTATCACTGACCGACCCACTGACGCCACCATGCAATCCTACATTGAG GAGTTGGTGAAGCACGGTGTGCATGATGTGGTCCGAGTTTGTGAACCAACATACAAGACTGATGAGCTGAAGAAGGCTGGCATTTCAGTTTTGGACTTAGTTTTTGATGATGGAACATTCCCCCCAACAGAG atTGTCGAGGAGTGGCTTGGATTGCTACGACGACGCTTCCGAGAAGATCCAGGATGCACAGTAGCCGTTCATTGTGTGGCAGGTTTAGGACGTGCACCAGTGCTTGTGGCCATTGCTCTAATTGAGCTGGGACAGCGTTATGAAGATGCTGTTGAACTCATCAGGCA GAAGCGTCGTGGAGCAATCAATGCAAAGCAGTTGGCATATCTTGAAAAGTACCGTCCTAAGTCCCGGCTTCGTCTGAAGAATGGCCACAAGACTGGTGCATGTTGTGTGCAGTAA